From the Betaproteobacteria bacterium genome, one window contains:
- a CDS encoding transporter substrate-binding domain-containing protein: protein MKAKSNEPIRIGVLFSETGVTSVIEKSERMGTLLAIQEINDAGGINGRELQAVSYDPESRPARFAALAEKLILEDRVHVILGCYMSSTRKAVIPVVERWNALLMYPTLYEGFEYSRNVIYTGAAPNQNSVQLAEFMLREFGSRVFMVGSDYIYPYESNRIMSDLILERGGEKVGETYLPLDAPWEDYLALAKKIKQAGPDFIFSTVVGDGTALLHRAYAQLKLDPADMPIASLTTCEAEIKQMGADIAEGHITSAPYFQSITTDENRQCVARCKARFGDDIVTNQCWEAAYFQTHLLASAMRRMNCDSVPDLLRVLPGSEFAAPQGKVRIDEHNHHTYLRPRIGRINANGQFDIIEEGRHWVRPDPYLVSHTLQDWSARVQVNSR, encoded by the coding sequence ATGAAAGCCAAATCCAACGAGCCGATTCGCATTGGCGTTCTGTTCTCGGAGACCGGGGTCACCTCGGTGATCGAAAAATCCGAGCGCATGGGCACGCTACTGGCAATCCAGGAGATAAACGACGCCGGCGGCATCAACGGACGCGAATTGCAGGCGGTCAGTTACGATCCGGAGTCACGGCCGGCAAGGTTCGCCGCGCTTGCCGAGAAGCTGATTCTCGAGGATCGCGTCCATGTCATCCTCGGCTGCTACATGTCGAGCACGCGCAAGGCCGTGATCCCGGTGGTGGAGCGATGGAATGCACTGCTGATGTACCCAACCCTCTACGAAGGGTTCGAATATTCGCGCAACGTCATCTACACCGGCGCGGCACCGAATCAGAACAGCGTGCAGCTCGCGGAATTCATGCTGCGCGAATTCGGTTCGCGCGTATTCATGGTCGGTTCCGACTATATCTACCCGTACGAATCCAATCGCATCATGAGCGACCTGATCCTGGAGCGCGGCGGGGAGAAAGTCGGAGAAACCTATCTGCCGCTGGATGCGCCGTGGGAGGACTACCTGGCGCTCGCGAAGAAGATCAAGCAGGCGGGACCGGATTTCATTTTCTCCACCGTCGTCGGCGACGGCACTGCGCTGCTGCATCGCGCTTACGCCCAGCTCAAGCTCGATCCGGCGGACATGCCGATCGCGAGCCTGACGACCTGCGAAGCGGAAATCAAGCAGATGGGCGCGGACATCGCCGAGGGCCACATCACTTCCGCCCCTTACTTCCAGTCGATCACCACCGACGAGAACCGCCAGTGCGTGGCCCGTTGCAAGGCCCGCTTCGGGGACGACATCGTTACCAACCAGTGCTGGGAGGCGGCTTACTTCCAGACGCATCTGCTGGCAAGCGCAATGCGACGCATGAACTGCGACAGCGTACCGGATTTGTTGCGCGTGCTGCCCGGATCGGAATTCGCCGCGCCGCAGGGCAAGGTTCGCATCGACGAACACAACCATCACACCTACCTGCGTCCGCGCATCGGCAGGATCAACGCGAACGGCCAGTTCGACATCATCGAAGAAGGCCGCCATTGGGTGCGCCCCGATCCCTATCTCGTGTCCCACACCCTGCAGGACTGGTCGGCGCGGGTGCAGGTCAACTCGCGCTAG
- a CDS encoding ANTAR domain-containing protein: MKSGGTSRLLRELRSLRVVVFHPEDQDGQELIGQLGRIGCQVKAFWPPLEKLPEEADLVFFAMRPEVLSMGLPWLRRDGSLPVIPVVTYENPVIVEAVLQLNAFSVIGSPVKSSGLLTAIAVAVSQAEKSRTREKYVVRLEQRLTAQRKIAKAKAILMTSRHISEEEAYDLIRNRAMTKRVTTEEIADAVIKANEILGMDVKT, translated from the coding sequence ATGAAAAGCGGCGGGACCTCACGGCTGTTGCGCGAGTTGCGATCGCTCCGCGTCGTGGTCTTCCATCCGGAAGATCAGGACGGCCAGGAGCTGATCGGTCAGCTCGGCCGCATCGGCTGTCAGGTCAAGGCATTCTGGCCGCCGCTCGAGAAGCTGCCGGAGGAAGCAGATCTGGTGTTCTTCGCGATGCGCCCGGAAGTGCTGTCGATGGGCCTGCCATGGCTGCGGCGCGATGGCTCCCTGCCGGTGATCCCGGTCGTGACTTACGAGAATCCGGTCATCGTCGAGGCGGTGCTGCAACTGAATGCGTTCAGCGTGATCGGCTCACCGGTGAAATCATCAGGACTGCTGACTGCAATTGCCGTTGCGGTCAGCCAGGCGGAGAAGTCTCGCACCCGGGAGAAATACGTGGTGCGTCTGGAGCAAAGATTGACCGCGCAGCGCAAGATCGCCAAGGCCAAGGCGATCCTGATGACATCGCGGCATATCTCGGAGGAGGAAGCCTACGATCTTATCCGCAATCGCGCGATGACCAAACGCGTGACGACAGAGGAAATCGCGGACGCGGTGATCAAGGCGAACGAAATACTGGGAATGGATGTAAAGACCTGA
- a CDS encoding patatin-like phospholipase family protein codes for MLDNQNSSPAKVGLILTGGGARAAYQVGFLRAVSHMLPRGAPNPFSIICGTSAGAVNAAALASNATDFHRAVRQMLLIWKYFHVDQVYRSDVLGVFGTGMRWFLAMLMGGLGKNNPSSLLDNTPLSQLLRERLDLGGIRRSIDAGALYALSITVSGYASGQSVSFFQSVPGLAGWQRARRIGVPEIIDFEHLLASSALPFIFPAVPLRREFFGDGSMRQIAPISPALHLGADRVVVIGVGRQMQNSPQRVKMSSYPSLAQIAGHALNSIFLDSLEVDIERLQRINKTIRLIPREERDKHNMQLREVDVLVISPSEEIDRIAAHYSHELPRSIRFLLRGLGAARTGGATLTSYLLFEPAYCRALIALGYKDTMARREEVMKFIGTPSPLAGQGNT; via the coding sequence ATGTTGGACAATCAAAATTCGTCCCCAGCCAAGGTTGGTCTGATCCTGACGGGGGGCGGCGCACGCGCCGCCTATCAGGTCGGTTTCCTGCGCGCCGTATCCCATATGTTGCCGCGCGGAGCCCCCAATCCGTTTTCGATAATTTGCGGCACGTCAGCCGGTGCCGTGAACGCTGCGGCGCTCGCATCCAACGCAACCGATTTTCACCGCGCCGTTCGCCAGATGCTGCTGATCTGGAAATACTTCCACGTCGACCAGGTGTACCGGTCCGACGTGCTGGGTGTGTTCGGCACCGGTATGCGCTGGTTCCTGGCGATGCTGATGGGCGGCCTAGGCAAGAACAATCCCAGTTCCCTGCTGGACAACACGCCGCTCTCGCAACTGCTGCGGGAGCGCCTGGACCTTGGCGGCATTCGTCGCAGCATCGATGCCGGCGCGCTCTATGCGTTGTCGATCACGGTATCCGGTTACGCTTCGGGACAATCGGTGAGTTTCTTCCAGAGCGTGCCGGGACTGGCCGGTTGGCAGCGGGCGCGGCGGATCGGCGTTCCGGAAATCATCGACTTCGAACATCTGCTGGCGTCCAGCGCGCTGCCCTTCATTTTTCCCGCGGTGCCGCTGCGGCGCGAATTCTTCGGCGACGGCAGCATGCGCCAGATTGCGCCGATCAGTCCCGCGCTGCATCTGGGTGCGGATCGCGTAGTCGTCATCGGTGTCGGGCGCCAGATGCAGAACTCGCCGCAGCGAGTGAAGATGAGCAGTTATCCGTCACTTGCGCAGATAGCAGGGCACGCGCTGAACAGTATTTTTCTCGACAGCCTGGAAGTCGACATCGAACGTCTGCAGCGCATCAACAAAACCATCAGACTGATTCCCCGCGAAGAGCGCGACAAACACAACATGCAGTTGCGCGAAGTTGATGTTCTGGTGATCTCTCCGAGCGAGGAAATCGATCGCATTGCGGCGCACTATTCACACGAGCTGCCGCGCTCGATCCGTTTTCTGTTGCGCGGACTCGGTGCGGCACGCACCGGTGGCGCGACACTGACGAGTTATCTGTTGTTCGAACCGGCCTATTGTCGTGCGCTGATTGCGCTGGGCTACAAGGACACGATGGCGAGGCGGGAGGAAGTCATGAAATTCATCGGTACCCCCTCTCCCCTCGCGGGACAAGGGAACACTTGA
- a CDS encoding DUF3301 domain-containing protein — protein sequence MQMIELTALLIFLAGGWFWLDSLRARDAALDGARRACEAEGVQLLDWTVAMKRIRLGRDDEGRRGFQRTYEFEFSDTGNNRIEGSITVIGRQLLALNLPVIAAPPSNVIRLH from the coding sequence ATTCAAATGATCGAACTCACCGCCCTTCTCATCTTCCTCGCCGGCGGCTGGTTCTGGCTGGACAGCCTGCGCGCGCGCGATGCCGCGCTCGACGGAGCACGCAGGGCCTGCGAAGCCGAAGGTGTGCAACTGCTCGACTGGACGGTTGCCATGAAGCGAATCCGGCTCGGACGCGACGACGAGGGCCGCAGAGGGTTCCAGCGCACTTACGAATTCGAGTTCAGCGATACCGGTAACAACCGCATCGAAGGTTCCATAACCGTGATTGGCCGGCAGTTGCTGGCACTCAACCTGCCGGTCATTGCAGCTCCACCGTCCAACGTCATCCGGTTGCACTAA
- the ybaK gene encoding Cys-tRNA(Pro) deacylase — protein MSKEKTPVTAAVRELRANKVEFTDHLYDYEEKGGTAVSARELGVPEHTVVKTLVMEDDDRNPLVVLMHGDLKVSTRELARIIGVKTIAPCNPDAANRHSGYVVGGTSPFGTRKRMPVYMEETILELPKIYINGGKRGYLVGIAPREVVRMLAPKMVKVGIKET, from the coding sequence ATGAGCAAGGAAAAGACGCCGGTAACGGCTGCGGTACGCGAACTGCGCGCCAACAAGGTCGAGTTCACCGATCACCTTTACGATTACGAAGAAAAGGGAGGTACGGCGGTATCGGCCCGCGAACTCGGCGTGCCCGAGCACACCGTGGTGAAGACGCTGGTCATGGAGGACGACGACAGGAACCCACTCGTCGTGCTGATGCATGGCGACTTGAAGGTTTCCACCAGGGAACTGGCGAGAATTATCGGCGTCAAGACCATCGCCCCTTGCAATCCCGATGCGGCAAACCGACATTCCGGTTACGTGGTCGGCGGCACCTCGCCTTTCGGTACGCGCAAGAGAATGCCGGTCTATATGGAAGAAACCATACTGGAGTTGCCGAAGATCTACATCAATGGCGGCAAGCGCGGCTACCTGGTCGGCATCGCGCCACGGGAAGTTGTTCGCATGCTCGCGCCGAAGATGGTCAAGGTGGGAATTAAAGAAACGTGA
- a CDS encoding CoA pyrophosphatase, whose amino-acid sequence MGGHDSPREDTNFPLYVHPPEHKPVPAAVLVPIVNQPGGLTLMFTQRTAHLYDHAGQISFPGGRVDEGDADRIATALREAEEETGLSRSRVEIIGRLPEYDIPSGFRVTPVVGWVEPPFELKPDPFEVADVFEVPLGFFLDPANHRRHSDVRNGRTRYYYSMPYGGRNIWGATAGMLYSLYQILSAGPGR is encoded by the coding sequence CTGGGTGGCCATGATAGTCCGCGGGAAGATACGAATTTCCCACTCTACGTCCATCCGCCTGAGCACAAGCCGGTGCCCGCCGCCGTGCTGGTGCCGATAGTCAATCAGCCCGGGGGCCTGACGCTGATGTTTACCCAGCGCACTGCGCATCTGTACGACCATGCCGGCCAGATCAGCTTTCCCGGCGGACGGGTCGACGAAGGCGATGCCGATCGCATTGCCACGGCGTTGAGGGAGGCGGAGGAGGAAACCGGTTTGAGCCGGTCGCGGGTTGAAATCATCGGCCGGCTTCCCGAATACGACATCCCCTCGGGGTTTCGCGTGACACCGGTGGTCGGCTGGGTGGAGCCTCCGTTCGAACTGAAGCCCGATCCTTTCGAAGTGGCCGATGTCTTCGAGGTGCCCCTCGGGTTTTTTCTCGACCCCGCCAACCATCGGCGCCACAGCGACGTGCGCAATGGACGCACGCGCTATTACTATTCGATGCCGTATGGCGGGCGCAACATCTGGGGAGCCACGGCGGGCATGTTGTACAGCCTTTACCAGATACTGTCCGCGGGTCCCGGGCGATGA